One segment of Anastrepha obliqua isolate idAnaObli1 chromosome 3, idAnaObli1_1.0, whole genome shotgun sequence DNA contains the following:
- the LOC129242324 gene encoding maltase A2-like, producing MSSNLLLLFSLIILCAFSASADRTVDWWESATFYQIYPRSFMDSDGDGIGDLNGITSRLEYLKEIGVTAAWLSPIFDSPMADMGYDIANYTKISPLFGTMENFEAMLAKAHELGLKILLDFVPNHTSNESEWFQKSIRREDGYDDFYVWDDGKTDPETGERIPPSNWISAFNGSSWAWNEQRQQYYLHQFLVNQPDLNLTNPMVREQLIEVLKFWLDRNVDAFRIDAVPFFYETRLANGTYADQPRLNPIYTKDQPENPQWLYEWREFLDGYKKEHGGDARVQLVEAYSTVEVLSTYISNGTTAGSEMPMNFNFIKLQTNATAKIVEDWTKNWMDVIWAKHKVANWQLGNHDNSRPATRIGETKKDLMTMLVQVLPGATINYYGDEIGMTDGVCLPNCDFRDPERSPMQWDSSKNAGFSTGDSTWLPVNPNYEYLNVEAQRSVERSTLNIFKGMTELKNTTAFKAFKEEGGFSYGALTEQVFQVVRTAAGIEEYRFLGNFGNQTEYLDGLTNKTMVYVLLTSYSPHKYGDTVDLSGRICLEPHEAVILRWTA from the exons ATGTCGTCAAATTTGTTACTGTTATTTTCGCTAATAATTTTATGCGCTTTTAGCGCTTCTGCGGACCGCACAGTAGACTGGTGGGAGTCCGCCACTTTCTATCAGATCTATCCTCGATCCTTCATGGATAGTGATGGTGATGGTATAGGAGACTTGAATGGTATTACTTCCCGACTGGAATATCTCAAGGAAATAGGGGTGACGGCTGCATGGCTTTCGCCAATTTTTGATTCACCGATGGCCGATATGGGCTATGATATAGCTAATTACACTAAAATTTCGCCGCTCTTTGGCACAATGGAGAACTTTGAGGCAATGCTTGCAAAGGCTCATGAATTAGGACTGAAAATTTTATTGGATTTTGTGCCAAATCACACAAGTAATGAGAGCGAGTGGTTCCAGAAGTCGATACGTCGTGAAGATGGTTACGATGATTTCTATGTATGGGACGATGGTAAAACCGACCCAGAAACGGGAGAACGTATACCGCCAAGTAATTGG ATATCAGCATTTAATGGGTCGTCATGGGCATGGAATGAACAACGTCAACAATATTATTTACACCAGTTTTTAGTCAATCAACCTGATTTAAACCTCACCAATCCTATGGTACGTGAACAGCTGATCGAAGTGTTAAAATTCTGGCTTGATCGTAATGTGGATGCTTTTCGCATTGATGCGGTACCATTTTTCTACGAGACGCGTTTAGCAAATGGTACATATGCAGATCAGCCGAGGCTTAACCCCATCTATACAAAAGATCAACCAGAAAATCCCCAATGGTTATACGAGTGGCGCGAGTTCTTAGATGGATACAAGAAGGAGCATGGCGGTGACGCTAG GGTACAACTCGTTGAAGCTTATTCCACCGTTGAAGTTTTAAGCACGTACATTAGCAATGGCACGACCGCCGGTTCCGAAATGCCAATGaattttaactttattaaaTTACAAACCAATGCCACTGCAAAGATTGTTGAAGACTGGACTAAAAATTGGATGGACGTAATTTGGGCAAAACATAAAGTAGCCAATTGGCAATTGGGTAATCATGACAACAGTCGTCCAGCTACACGCATAGGAGAAACTAAAAAAGATTTGATGACGATGTTAGTGCAGGTATTGCCCGGTGCAACTATTAATTATTAC ggcGATGAGATCGGCATGACCGACGGGGTATGCTTACCAAATTGTGATTTCCGAGATCCAGAGCGTTCTCCAATGCAATGGGACTCTTCGAAGAATGCCGGCTTCAGCACAGGAGACTCCACATGGCTACCTGTTAATCCTAACTACGAATATCTCAATGTAGAGGCACAACGGAGCGTAGAACGTAGCACTTTGAATATATTCAAGGGGATGACCGAACTAAAAAACACAACTGCTTTTAAGGCATTCAAAGAAGAAGGTGGCTTTTCGTATGGAGCTTTGACGGAACAGGTCTTTCAAGTTGTGAG AactgctgctggtattgaggaGTACCGTTTCCTAGGTAACTTTGGTAACCAAACAGAATATTTGGATGGTTTGACAAATAAGACCATGGTGTATGTGCTACTCACTTCCTATTCTCCCCACAAATATGG TGATACAGTTGATTTAAGCGGACGAATTTGTTTGGAGCCCCATGAAGCAGTCATTCTACGATGGACTGCGTAA